Proteins encoded by one window of Calidifontibacter indicus:
- a CDS encoding DUF4913 domain-containing protein, with product MPTDDDAQEPVRLRFASLPLFVESYVLPNWRHPTNGIAWCGRWWEHAEAITRLSACWEAFEVMRREPAPALSVWWRDHLDVHMAALTRESGPFKQCDAERGMHRQQPIWSNVQPPAGLFPVDDDAEIGGRPAAQTKETR from the coding sequence GTGCCTACCGACGACGACGCGCAGGAGCCGGTACGGCTGCGGTTCGCGTCGCTACCGTTGTTCGTGGAGTCCTACGTCCTTCCCAACTGGCGACACCCCACCAACGGGATCGCGTGGTGCGGACGGTGGTGGGAGCACGCCGAAGCGATCACCCGCCTGTCAGCGTGCTGGGAAGCGTTCGAGGTGATGCGGCGCGAACCAGCACCGGCGCTGTCGGTGTGGTGGCGCGATCACCTGGACGTGCACATGGCCGCCCTGACCCGTGAGAGCGGACCGTTCAAACAGTGCGACGCGGAACGCGGCATGCACCGGCAACAGCCGATCTGGAGCAACGTCCAGCCGCCGGCTGGGTTGTTCCCGGTCGATGACGACGCAGAGATCGGCGGCCGCCCCGCGGCCCAGACGAAGGAGACACGATGA